The following is a genomic window from Chryseobacterium sp. StRB126.
ATGGGGAGATATTCTTTGGCTCCAGCAATTCGATCAAGGATTTTCGAACTGTTCAAACCTTGATGTAACCGCTACTGATGCTCCTAATCTGACACAAATAAACAATCTATCACAAATGTTCTTAAACTGTCCGTCTTTGATTGGGAATCCTTCATTTGCTAACTGGAACACAAGCAACATTACGAATATGAACAGTATGTTTAGCAAGGCAAAATTGTTTAATCAGCCTATTGGGACCTGGAATACAGCAAAAGTAACAGATTTTCGGGATATGTTTTCTTACGCATCTGTTTTTAATCAAAATATTTCTGCCTGGAATACCTCGTCCGGAACCAATTTCATTTCCATGTTCCAGGATGCGGTAGCATTCAACCAGCCATTGAATTCATGGAATACAAGCAATGCGACGAATTTCCGTTATATGTTCTCTAATGCTAAATCCTTTAATCAGCCTCTTAATAATTGGAACACCAGTAAAGTAGTAAATTTTGATCAAATGTTTACCAATGCATCATCATTTAATCAGCCTATTGGAAACTGGGATGTTAGTAAAATTGGAGGTGCTTATGGTTTTATGATGTTTAATGGTGCTTCGGCTTTTAATCAGGATATTTCTACCTGGAATATTAAGTTTCAAAATGTTCCTTCGGCCTATGTGTATTTCGGGTTTAACAATTCTGGTTTATCATGTGTTAATTATAATAAATTTCTAATTGCTCTCAGCAATAATCCTACATTATCAAACTTAGGATCCGCAATTGGAGTCATAGAAGCGGCAGGATTAACTTATTCTACACCGCAAGCTATTATGGCAAGAGCTCAATTGACCAACAAAGGTTTTACCATTAATGGAGACTCTTATAACCCGAGCTGCAACGCCAACTTATCAACAGCAGAAACTTCAAAACAAATGAAAACTCCGGCTTATCCTAATCCGACAACAGGAGTAATTACTATTGAATCTACTGCCAATGAAAATGCTTATTTATATGACATTACAGGTAAAATCATTAAAAACGTGATTTTAAATAAAGGAAACAACCGTGTTGACCTTACAGAATATCCGTCTGGAAATTATATACTAAAAAGCAATACGATTTTCACGAAAGTCATTAAGAAATAAACTAAACTCAATGATAAGTAGCCAAATGACTACTTAATTAAGCCTCCAAAGTTTTCGGACTTTGGAGCTTTTTAGTTAATAGTAGGAGAGTAACCAGCAAGAGCCTGACACAATTATTTCACCACAGATTACTCAGATTTTCACAGATGATACCCCTTCATTTTACTTAAATAATTTGACTAACTTATTCTTAATTAACATAATGAGTTAATATAACTAATAAAATAGGAGAGTACACGATATATTTTATCCTGAATAATTTTAAATTTGGCAAAACTATAGACATTGTAAAAATCTTCGAATATGGATAAGAATACTTCACCAGCTTATGATTTAGATCTGTTTTTCACAAATTCTTTATGGGGTAAAATTCATCTGGCAACAGCTGGCGGATATATTTGCGACGAAATATTTAATGACTCTCAACATGGTGAAACCAAAATAAATCTTCGGAAATCAGCGCGTACAGACTATGGTTACAAAATTAATCCAAATCTGGATAAAATTTTAAGATTGGGAGATCGTGAAATAGATTTTAAAAAGTTTGATAAAGAGATGTATCTGAAAGATTTTATTTTTTATGCAAAGAAAGGATATTTTTCGTTTGATAAAACTTTCGTAAACAGTCCATTAGATTTTCATTATCATCTAGTAGCATATCCGATATTCAGCGAAAATAATTTTCAAGACGGTTTATCAGATTATAAGAAGCAGGAAAAGGAAGAAATAATTCGTAAAGCTTTTCTAGAGCCTATAGAAATGAATATGCTTAAATAAACTGAATATCAACAAAATGGAGGTCAGGAAAAGATTATTTCGAAATCCTGAAAATATATTCAATTTAACATAATATAAATTATAGGAAAAATATAATTTTACAGAAAAGAGTATATATCAGCTATGTTAATCACTTTATAAGCTTATTCAGCGTATAATTCAAAGCTTCGTTGCTCTGAACCTGAATATCAGGAATTACACCATGCCGGTCTTTCTCTGTGGCACCAATATTAAAATCTTTTGTAGATGATACGTTCAGAAATAATTTTGAATTGGGCAATTGCCTTTCTATAACTTCTCCAGGTGAAATTATAAATCCACCGGTTTCTGAGCCTATAATTTTTCCTGCTTTATAAAATTTAAAAGCATTGGCAAAATCTGCAGCCGATGAAAATGTCTGGCCACTGATGAGCAGATAAACATTTCCTGTAAATCGCTCATTTTCATTTTTGGACTCAATGACATTTTTTGAGTGATCTATAACGCCCTATAGTTCCGGATATTCCCTTTAAATAATTTTTTAATTCCGTAGAATCGATTTCTGAGGCTTTATATATTATGTTAAATTAAAAGCAGGAAATTATTCTCATTACACAATTACTTATATTTATCATTTTCCAAATTTCTCCGTTAAATATTCCGTAACGACTTCCAGGAACTCTTCTTGAGTCATAAACTGATCCAGAAAGTCTTCAAAATTCCCTTCATTTTCAAGTTCATCAAAATACACTTCATGGTCTGTGCTGTAAACTGTTGGGTTAGATTGCTCCGGATCTTCTGTACATACGAAATAATGATCCGGATATCCATAGGAATACAAAATACAGAGAAAATCCGGTTTAGAAATCCCTACAACTTCCTGTACATAATCTTCATCAATTAAATCTTCAAATTCCTGCTGATCGTCTGAATCCTCCTTAAAAGGTGTAAATATCCAGTCTTTCACAAAATACTGCCCATACGCTGAATCATGAGCTGAAAAATAATGTGTCAACAGATTATCATAGAACTTTTCCTGATGGTTATGATAAAGCTCTTTATGGGATTCATAGAATTGGTCAATTCCGTAAACATCCCAATCCTTATCATATAAATAATGAGTAAACCTGATGCCTTGCCAGTTTTCAACAAAACTTTTACCAGCACTTACTGCATCAGTATTTCCGCCTAAAGCTATGATTTTCTTTATAATACTATCGTTCATCTGTTACTTTTACTGTATTACGGTTCAGTTC
Proteins encoded in this region:
- a CDS encoding BspA family leucine-rich repeat surface protein; this translates as MYKKQLVIIFLFLFFISYAQNEFITVWKPNVNGTIDNAISFGGTGTNYTISWEEVGYPQHNGTLSVTSNSNIFTIISFGTSLNPNPIQATYKVKTSNGNGLFYGFKVNPGGNPELFEVSQWGDILWLQQFDQGFSNCSNLDVTATDAPNLTQINNLSQMFLNCPSLIGNPSFANWNTSNITNMNSMFSKAKLFNQPIGTWNTAKVTDFRDMFSYASVFNQNISAWNTSSGTNFISMFQDAVAFNQPLNSWNTSNATNFRYMFSNAKSFNQPLNNWNTSKVVNFDQMFTNASSFNQPIGNWDVSKIGGAYGFMMFNGASAFNQDISTWNIKFQNVPSAYVYFGFNNSGLSCVNYNKFLIALSNNPTLSNLGSAIGVIEAAGLTYSTPQAIMARAQLTNKGFTINGDSYNPSCNANLSTAETSKQMKTPAYPNPTTGVITIESTANENAYLYDITGKIIKNVILNKGNNRVDLTEYPSGNYILKSNTIFTKVIKK
- a CDS encoding S41 family peptidase translates to MDHSKNVIESKNENERFTGNVYLLISGQTFSSAADFANAFKFYKAGKIIGSETGGFIISPGEVIERQLPNSKLFLNVSSTKDFNIGATEKDRHGVIPDIQVQSNEALNYTLNKLIK